Below is a window of Apis mellifera strain DH4 linkage group LG15, Amel_HAv3.1, whole genome shotgun sequence DNA.
tcaaacaCAAACACTTTCTCTTTACGATCGATTTTCAAATGATATTCAgtttacaaaaaattcaatttttttttttatttataataaaattgtttattataagttaattTTCCGAAGCTTTGTCTCCTGCAGTTGCAGCAGTTTGATCTTCCGTCGAGCCGCATACTAAGAAGGGTAGTTTTTCTTTCAACGCAGCTCTATATTTTGGATGGctgtatatgaaatataaaacaatattattattttcaattcaaggtaacattaaaaattttaaaatacttatacaTACCTAATTCCATAAACAATAGGATTATATATTGCATTCGCTTTTGCAAAGAGGGAACCCCATATTGTGAAAAGGGGTGTGATAagagatcgattaaaaattccaatataattaatcacaaGATATGGTGTCCATGCCATAAACCATAACGATATTGTCGTTAGCGCTacctgtaaaataaaaatatatccgtaatatatgtacatatataatagtttaaattatttttatgtatataaaatctattcatattctattcattatatcctatttaaattaataaatatttttgaatattcttaaaaatataatataccttTGCTAATTTCGCTTCAGCGCTAGTGTTTTGATTATCTCCAGATCGTAAAGAAGtgacattcattttttttgctTGTTCTTTCATTGCTTTTTCATGAGCCGCAACAGCCTATAAAATGgtgatgtatataattaattacaattataattataaattaattataaatatattaaaattaattataaatataaattaaaaatgtttaattccaATACATTTAccgaaacgataaaataataactgtAAATAATAGTGAATAATGGAGTGTAATatacgaaaaaagaataaactaatatatatgatttgaaAGTCCAATCTTGACTAAGATAATCCGTTCCGCATGCTGTCATATTACCTTCCGGAAcgtatctaatttataaatacaatatgataattattaaagatatttattatttcttatttaacaatagaagaatttttaacatttttaaagttaaaatattacctATTCCATCCTACTAAAGGTAAAATTGTCCATATTAAACCAAAAAGCCAAATACCTAAAATTTGAAGCATAGCTCTTTTGATAGTAAGAGGTGTTCCAGACATaccctaaaaatttttttattatattatttttataatgttagtatatctatttatatataaatatatatgaatatatacttttactaTAACATTATATCTATCTAAAGCAATAGCTGTCATAGTCCATATAGAAGCACATCCACATAATGATCCAACCATTGCATAAATATCACACATTAAGCTacctaaataaaaatcattattttaatataaagatttgcAAAGAAAgactcaaatatttttaaaattataaataaatatatctatttttttcttaccaaGAACCCATGTTTCATAAAAACAACAAATTACCATAGGCGGACACATAAAACCCATCATAATAAAATCAGAGAAAGCAAGATTTACCACAAGAAGATTACTTGGTGTTCTTAGAGATGGTgtcattataaatacataaaccACTACACCATTTCCACACCATCCCATAATACctaatataatcataactAAACCTAAGATTTTATGCCATAATGGATCCAATGGTGGAAATTGATACctgcattttaaaatataataatacaatataaatataaatacctagatttttttctattttacaaaaaataaattaccaatataaatcaattaaatgtaACATCTCTTCAGGTACTTTACTAACAActgtttgattattaaaacgcATCAATTGTCTTGCAAATTGTGGTCCTGTGGTAGTTAAGGTAGAAATGTTTGAAGGCAtaacttcaataaaaaaagaagttgttatatttaatgtatccattatttactaaatttacaaataaaatttaaaactacaCAAAAACTAGAGAAAACTACACATTCTCCTTTTACACTTAACTGTTCATATCTTACTATAACTATGAACGCATTagtcttcttttatatattcagtaagataaaatccaataaagttatccaataaaatattcaaataaattcatatgtagtttgaataatgtatttatattactattatgtaAGTGTTAGAATAGTATGACATGAGTActgtcattttaaatttaaaataatctagtcaaaatgaaactttacatatgcttttgaattttagttaaaatgatcaatataaattcatatttaaatcatatgatgtattattttaatgtacaattaaaaatgacttaaaaatattttataatatctatatactttattgcataaaatttaattacattacacACAtagtattatcattttatgacTCTTGAAAGTCTACGAATATGTTGACTGTATCCTTCTTGTACAGCTTCTTCTAATTGTTGtgttatatatgataaattaataggaTCAGTTTGAAGTAATAtatgttcaatattttcatccttatcagaattttttatagataaatccAAAGTAATAAGTGGAGCAACTTGCTTTAATAATGTTCTTGAtgcaatctataaaaaatatattatatataaaatataaaaatttaatatattaaagatacatTGTCCAATATAACACCTGTACTTCAAATCTCCATTCCATATCATGATATTTTGGTAATTTAAATCCAATATTCTTGAGTGTAtctaatatttcatcttttttaacattatataatttacttaatataatttcctgCTGTTCTGAAAAACCTAAAGATATTATAGAATCTCTAAAATCTTCAGAGTTtaactgaaaaatttaaatatttaattaaatattttataaattaacagaaatatatataagtcgttacaatttatattacctTATATCTACAACtctctattaataaattaacaagtCCTTCaactgaatttttaattaaatttacttcaacttctaatttttctgaaaatcaatataatttatcaataatacaaagaattttttcttttaactattaatataaaaatacttacgaGCTGctgcattatataatttaatatttggtcCTTTTTGCAAATAATCTAAAGctaatttgcaaaaatcttgtaaaactaaaaaagatatgtataaatatatgattattttaaaatgaaatcaataaaattttacatacctTGCGGTGTATACTCTGTAAGAAGTAATACATGTTTCTTATGATCTggttttaatgttaataacatatttcactttattaaaattaatattgtataattatttgttaaatttcatatataaataataaaatttttaatcttacaaTTTACAAGCATTTGTCAAACCgccatatttataatatacttacttATACTTAGTATCGATCTATATTTGtatctataaaaatgaaaatttatattacgagaattaataaataaatttaatttttatttattctttcataaaaaatgaaatttataatataataagttgtagaatgtaatatatttaatataaattgttattaaaacatttaatagaGACACACATAATGTTAGGTTAAAtgactttaatataaattttatacaaatttatatctaaaaaaaatgatttttaaatatcaaataataatattattatatatatatatatattaataaaatattataaaattatttttaggttttgtttattattattattattattattgttgttgttattattacaattaaataaataaaataataattgcttcacaagaaatttattaacaaatttaattagaaataagaataatcacATTTgtgattatacaattttttttgttctctgATATTGATATAACAAAAAGCGACAAcgctataattatttcatatgtgAAATTATGCTTTTGGTTGAGAAAATGATGCCTTTATTTGAGCTTGTTGAAACATCTgttgatatttttccaatgtttCACGATGTGTATCTTGTTTTTTATCTAATGTagttatcaattcctccactcttttcctaaaattataatatatattatattataaatcatttgtgCTCGTCTTATATATatgacaatatttttcttgtctcttatatttaattcatagacatataattaataacttacAATTCAGAGGAGATATATTCCATTCGTTTAGCAACATTTTGCTTTGCTTCTTCTACATCCTGTTTAATGAGAACTGgtccaattaatttaaaaacatcatCTTCTGATTTTAAGAgatctaattctttttttacagcaatattttcatttaattgtcCATCCAACTGCTGTCTTTGACTCAATGCTTTGTGGAAATCTGATACAAACAGAATCTATGTGTGTACAAGgcagttaattaattataattgcatataaaacatataaaaaatataatttatataagaaaatcaataaaataccTTTTTGAACTTGTTTATACTTGTCTAActctgtttttaaatttttttgaatttcttctgTCATATTCGtctgaaatagaaaattattaattattaatataacgataaaataataattatttaataattaattataataatataaaatataaatatccaatacattccaaatattaaatatattttattataatgaataagcAAACATAATTTTCCTAATTCATAAGGTTCATTACAATTGTCTTGCATTTTACtaacttttcattttaaacatATCATACCATATTGGGATAATGTTCCGTAACAATCTTTTccacaaattatattactaatatttgttaacaaagaataaaagaagtagaaaattttgtaaagtatatcgatattctttctaattaaatttgcttaacctattttattttaaccctTCTTAATGTTGACTTAAATGTGTTACAGATATACCCcatagtatgtatatattatacaatacatatcctaagatataaatatagttagtACCAAAATATAAgcacgataaatataaaattattttctattttattaacaaaaaataaaatattttatatatattttaaatatatatatatatttttaaattatataattttataatttttattgttttaaattccctagattatattttacaataatcgcAAGATGGTGACACTGCATCACTGTATACAATCATATCTATCATATCTAgttaaattatactatatctTGCATTTAGTTGATAAGCAAGTGTTgcttttatacaaattagaaaaatggaaaCGATTTTAGAACAGCAGCGACGTTATcacgaagaaagagaaagattaaTGGATGCAATGGTCAAAGAAATGCTTTACAAAAAGCCAGGACATAGAGAAAGCATAAATTCAGAACATCGGTTAAAAATGTTACTTGATCAGTATATGGATAGTACTTCGCATTTACAGGATTTATATGAAGATAAAGATGgtcaaagaaaagaagaagtatgttaaatcttttacaatatatttataattcaataataataaatttttattatataggtaCAAGCACTTTCTGGACCGAATGAATTTTCCGAATTTTATTCCAGATTGAAATCTATAAAAGATTTCTATCGTCGACATCCTAATGAAATAAGTATCCCAATGTCTGTAGAATTTGAGGAACTAGCTAAAATGAGGGAAAACCCAACAGAAGAACTTTCAAATCTTGTTGAATTTACAGATGAAGAAGGTTATGGCAAATATCTTGATCTTCATGaatgttatgaaaaatatataaatcttaaaggaatagaaaaaatagattatattacatatttatcaacttttgatcatttatttgatataccaagagaaaggaaaaatgctGAATATCAAAAGTATGTGGAatctttattagaatatttgattgattatttaagTAGAGTTAGACCTTTACTTGATATAAATGCAGAATTGGAGGAAGCAAGCAAACAATTTGAAACAGAATGGGAAAATAGCACATTTCCAGGATGGCCAAAAGAAACTGGTAGTGCTTTAACTCATGTAGGTGCCCATTTAGAACTTTCTGCTTTTTCTTCATGGGAAGAGCTTGCATCTCTTGGTTTAGATAGATTAAAATCAGCATTAATGGCTTTGGGTTTAAAATGTGGTGGTACATTAGAAGAAAGAGCTCAAAGACTTTTTAGTACAAAAGGAGAAGCATCTTTGGATCCAAATTTACTAGCTAAAAgtagtaaaaatagaaaatctggaaagggaagaaattcTGAAAAGCAAAAAGAAATTGCATATTTAGAATCTCATGTATATAAACTTGCAGAATTGGTATCAACTCAACGTGTAGCCACAAAAGAAAATGTTCAAAGAAAACAAGCTAGAACAGAAGGTGAAAGAGGAGATTCTGATGCTGAAGCTAGTGCTAGTGaatcagaagaagaagatgataaTGAAGTTCCTTATAATCCCAAAAATCTTCCTCTTGGTTGGGATGGCAAACCAATACCATATtggttatataaattacatggcttgaatattagttataattgtgaaatatgtggaaattttacatataaaggACCAAAAGCTTTTCAAAGACATTTTGCAGAATGGAGACATGCACATGGTATGCGTTGTCTTGGTATTCCAAATACTGCACATTTTGCCAATGTGACACAAATAGAAGATGCCTTAGCTTTatgggaaaaattaaaagctcAGAAACAAGCAGAACGTTGGCAGccagaacaagaagaagaatttgaagATTCTCTTGGAAATGTTGTTAATCGTAAAACATATGAGGATTTAAAAAGACAAGGtctattatagatatattttatcatattacaaAGCATCGTACATTTCATTTGTATACTTAATatctgttatttatattatctgtaatatcataaataaaaattatttatataaattctaagcagtatttctgaaatattttaatatttattctgataaatttgaagttgaatgtatatttataaattgtaataacttATGCTccttttaaatgtaaataatataattaataaaaaaaattactttttttactaatttaattattaaataaaattattgaataaaaattttaaaaattatttaaagttaaaatatagaaaacacttataaaaaaaaaatatacatttttatgaaaagattgtaaataatatatttaaattataaaccaagtttaaatttcttttttcaatttaatttaatttcactatcgtatttttaatattaaaattatatttctatttttaaaaaaaaagtacattttttaaaacaaaacttactattcattaattaaatattcatttattaaacagGGACTTTaagattctttaaatatttctttgaccAATGAGAATGCAGTAATTTTATACCCAGAAATTATAGAGCGCGTGGTTTGCTTCATTTTCTAGAGATGAATACctcttatgttattttataacgtGTCTTGTAACCGAAACTTTCCGATTATAGGTaggaaatattctaatttattatcaatttcctttgtgattatatcatttatagtatcaataaaatataattcagagaaaaatttatcaattgtgtaaataatttatatataattttaaatgtataattttaaatgttatcatATCACATTGAATTCGATTAGAAGCACGATGTTTCAGCGACGTGATTAAAACCACGTGCTTCGAAAGAcacatcatttttataaaaatgatatataatgtgagcatttatcaaaataattttattgtattaatttgtataatcattttaatagtttcatttttttttcttaatagaggtagttaaataattttgaaaaaatataaattgggaaatacaattttttattactatcgtAAAGAGGCATGCTGAAACAGAATGACGGAATTCGTAGATGGTTGGATATTTGGACACACTCTAGGAGAAGGTGCTTTTGGCGAGTatgttcatatttttaatttgtgtaatcatgaattaattattaaatgattaaatataaaaaatttttgtacttcagaaaattaataatattttatatttttttattttttttctttattatgattatcacatattattatcattaaatttgattcttaTTTTCAGAGTAAAAttggttataaataaatctacagGTGAAGCTGTTGCTATGAAAATGATAGACTTAGAGAAGCATCCAGATGCCCATCATACTGTTCGCAAAGAAACTACAATTCATCGTATGCTCTCTAATCCTAATATTATACAGTATTTTGGAAAGCGTAGTGAACCtaatatggaatatatatttttggaatatgcTTCAGGTGGAGAACTTTTTGATAGAATTGGTAAGATAttctgtttataaattataaaataaaattctattgttaataaatctattcctttaattaaaatagaaccTGATGTTGGTATGCCAATATGGGAAGcacagaaatatttcaaacagtTGATTTCTGGTATAGAATATCTTCATAGTAAAGGTATTGCTCACAGAGATTTGAAGCcagaaaatttgttattagatGAACATGATAATTTGAAAGTTTCTGATTTTGGCATGGCAACAATATATCGTTTACAAGGCAAAGAACGTTGTTTAGAAAAAAGATGTGGAACATTACCATATGTTGCCCCAGAAGTATTATTACGTCCCTATCATGCAGAACCAGCTGATATATGGTCATGTGGTATAATTCTTGTTGCTTTATTGACTGGAGgtaatttttaaaggaaaatttatttaagattattgtttaaattattttttaaaaataaatttaaataggtagtaacatttaaataatattataataaaaaaactgtaaaaatattgaaaatgttatttaattattcaattcaattatagtcagaaatataatatacaaattattatcaataataatcaatgatCACAATTGTATTTGTAAAATGCAGATTGCTGTAATCTTTAGTCTGATGGTTTAGGTCTAATATGTAACTTACATTTCTTAGTTTTTAACTGGTCCATATCTAAACTATAGAACTGCCTTGGGATCAGTCCTTGGCAGAGTGTCCAGAGTATATGGCATGGAGAGATGGAAAATACATGTCTCTTACACCAtggaaaaaattggataattctTCATTGTctctgataaaaaatattcttatgcaTTCACCACAATCCAGATTtactataaagaatattaaacaaCATAGGTGGTTCATCAAAAAATTCCAGAAAGGTAtgcatcaaaatatataatatataaatatataaaatatctttattttttattgtataacatCTATGAAAAAATTCAGTAAGTAAGgtcaaacaaatatttactttGTCAGGTACTGAGTGACTCTGAGTATACATTAAATTACTCAAAGCAGCTTGGTACCTAACTGAGTGGATATTGAAtacaacaatttttgaaaaataaagtaagtatataataattttattttaattatggttattaaacattgaataaatatattcaaataaaattaatattaataaatataataatttttcaagactGTCAAAGCTTTTGCCTTTACTTTGGTAATATAGctctatgattttaattaaggaTCATAAAGCTAGATTACCAAAGCAAAGAGCACTAGCATTATACAtccaaataaaacattaaaaatttcaattgataaaaaaatatttatattattattaatttttttttacttttttgtaatttaattttgtttataaagcatataaattataagcatgtgtaaatgatataataaaaatcttgtatATAATAGCTGGCAATATAGAAGGATATATTCGACCTGATGAAACTGATTCGAGACAAATAATAGAAGACGAAAATTTAACACGATTTTGTTTATCGCAACCTGAATTACCTGCGATAGAAAATACTAATACAGtggaaattaatttggaaGAACGGCCCGGATTTTCATTTTCGCAACCTGCACATATAGAAGATTTATTGTTATGTACACAAGTACAAACGAAACAATTTACTCAAACGAGtcaagtaatatattttttatgacgcatattgatatacataaaaaatactaatttataattcataattttttatatattttatagcaaAATACTTTCCAACGACTGGTGCGAAGAATGACAAGATTTTTCGTTAAAACAGAATTGGAAACAACtgtgaaaagattaataaattgtttaaaagatgaaaattatacatatcgcATTAGTAATTTTGGCACagtaagttaaaattattcaaatctgaaattatcttatatattacaatatcaattaagattataaataatttgtatgattatctttttatagatAACTATATCAGGTGTTGATAGAAGAAAGATGCCTTTAGTTTTTAAAGCAAATATCGTTGaaatggatggaaaaatattagttgATTTTCGATTATCTAAAGGTTGTGGTTTAGAATTTAAACGAagattcgtaaaaattaaatctttattagaagatattatattaaagggTCCTGTTACATGGCCAATTGCTGTTGCAACTGAATGCATGccttaattatgtataattaagttttttaataaatttttttatatcctttCAAAaacgagttttattttattttatatattgtgctAGCTAAGATGAAATAGATTCataatagaattttgtatttcattaaaatataaatcatattgtatttttgaaaaaaaatgaaagtataTGTATTCTTAACttcatgttattataatttttattaaggacaaaaaataaaaaaataaacggtacaaagatagaaatagaacaaaaatatgaaaattagtgCCATTTCTATACTGCAAATGAATACACAaggtaaaagaaaaacaaaaataagaattgattttgggtcatttttcaaatgtcaaataaacattatttcaaaaacaaagTAAGATACACTATgaattgagaattttattatcttattttattctattttatctttatgaaGATGTTCTTAATATCCGAAAGATGATGCTATCAGTCAGTTTTTATCTTATGTCTATCCTTTTTTTGTATCTATCTTTCTATCcttattttatgtttcatttgcgATACTCCACATTGATTTcagtatttttatcttatctctcTTCTTTATCCTATTCTTTTCTCTTGATGCATAAATGGTTAATTGAACATACTTTTATCACTTTTtcaaaactaaaatatatttttttaatgtaaaaaataatcgttatatttttgagttttacatatatatatatataatatggaatatatatttttggatacaTATGtaacatacatattttttatatacatatgtaaaataataacttgatataatatattttgatataatataattaatataaataaaattatgtgtaAAATgtgcaatatttcatatatgactatggaaaaaatattctataatcatatttatattctaaatgttccatttcttatttataacttcatattattcattcaaatttaggttcaatttcaatcaattataatattgcaattcTAATTCGAATTAGTAGCAATTAAGATAACGCTAAATAATAAGGAAAGATGTTCTAATGCCCGAAGTatggaacaaaaaatatattaaatgttaaatctattttatatatcgctTGTTGGTagtaattaaacttttattattttttatattaacaattaaaatacgaaaaaaaagttttaattattaaacttgtTATACGATGGTAcgtttcgtttttaaaattaacctaattcaaatgttcttttttcatctttaatttttatgcaaaaaaattttcaaaatattttttataataaaatattatcaacatTCATATTGGAATTCATGTTGATATTGACTTgacttttctaataaaaataatttaataaatatcatatattaccACAATGTATATTACGAcagatacatattttatatcaaaaaattttattattcatacattTTATGGTGAAAAAACTGTTTTTTGTTGGGATcaaaataaacttataatatttccatatatgaataacaattatatatctgCCGAAGTTTTAACAGCTCCAGCTCCAATAAAAACTATACAATGTTTTtctgatcgaatttttttaatttgtattccaCGAGGTATTTATAAACTTTCGAGATATCGAGAATTTGCTATTCTTAGTAAAAATGCGATTGGAATGGGTACAGTTTTTTATGAAGTATTAATACCAAGAAATGAATATCTTTATTTGGACAATAAACGAGAAATGACTAATAAAGTATTGTATCAACTTTCTTGTAAGGAAATTGATTCCAGCATGTTATGTATTTATccattaaacataaataatgttGCAGAAGATTTTATGAaagttttaacaaataatgattctactatagaaaatttatgtataattggTGATAAACTAaagattttaacattaataaatgagACTATACAAATAACACATAAtagtatctattttattagagATATAATACCTATACGAAAGAATACTAAAATTggtggattattttttattactactacaaatgctattattataatgtattcacGAGATAATTCacttatttttgaaacaatttatttaagaactCAAATACACACCATTTGTGCTGGTTTTAGTGATTTAACAGAAGACACATTATGGATTGTTTATTCATATGAATCTAATTTATACTAtgcaaaaaaacaattattgactgataatattcatcaaataaaaattcaaaatgaaaacttTACTTGTTTACAATCATATGATTCCAAGATAATCTTAGGTTTAACAATAGATAAGCAATTAAcagaattttctataaatactgTGGAAAAAACATTATCAATAGAGAATGATACTTTGATTAATCTTCATTCTAATATGTTAGAAAATGCTACATTCataatggataaaatttataaaggagCTCAAGAATTACAGACCTTGAATGAGATATTAACAATAGAagaagataaattgaaaagaataaatttatatgctcATAAACACAAGGAACAATtatatccaaaaattataattaattacataaataatcaattgtttttgtcagcaaattttcataatatgttGCCAAAAAATAGTTGGGTTGTTCTTAATGTAAAGTTGCAATGTCAAAATCtattttgtatgaaaaaaatagtagACCAAGAAGCTAtagttgatatttatatacctgaaaatttaacaataaatttttcacaaattttaatagatttagtAGCTTTTAAGGAAGAGAAATATCCTTGGTGTCTTATaagagattatataattaatccttCTCTCGAACAatgtaaacataaaaaaagacgattaaattctaattttatcaattctaaaattgttatgcttcaaacttttatacaagaaggaaatattaatatgaagaaattatctgaaattaaaaagagtttaagaagagaatttaatgattaaatttaaaatttactattttacaATGTCTTAtcagtaataatatattggagCATATGTTAGttgatcaaattaataaaatattaatttactagaaaattaatgaaaaaaatttgataatttgaaaacaaaactgtatctttatttagaatataatatgttggtaaatattttactttgtttttttctcttttcgtatacatatttctattaacATGCAtcgattctataattatacaatatagatTATACAATGTTGT
It encodes the following:
- the LOC413964 gene encoding serine/threonine-protein kinase grp, translated to MTEFVDGWIFGHTLGEGAFGEVKLVINKSTGEAVAMKMIDLEKHPDAHHTVRKETTIHRMLSNPNIIQYFGKRSEPNMEYIFLEYASGGELFDRIEPDVGMPIWEAQKYFKQLISGIEYLHSKGIAHRDLKPENLLLDEHDNLKVSDFGMATIYRLQGKERCLEKRCGTLPYVAPEVLLRPYHAEPADIWSCGIILVALLTGELPWDQSLAECPEYMAWRDGKYMSLTPWKKLDNSSLSLIKNILMHSPQSRFTIKNIKQHRWFIKKFQKAGNIEGYIRPDETDSRQIIEDENLTRFCLSQPELPAIENTNTVEINLEERPGFSFSQPAHIEDLLLCTQVQTKQFTQTSQQNTFQRLVRRMTRFFVKTELETTVKRLINCLKDENYTYRISNFGTITISGVDRRKMPLVFKANIVEMDGKILVDFRLSKGCGLEFKRRFVKIKSLLEDIILKGPVTWPIAVATECMP
- the LOC113219269 gene encoding uncharacterized protein LOC113219269, which encodes MYITTDTYFISKNFIIHTFYGEKTVFCWDQNKLIIFPYMNNNYISAEVLTAPAPIKTIQCFSDRIFLICIPRGIYKLSRYREFAILSKNAIGMGTVFYEVLIPRNEYLYLDNKREMTNKVLYQLSCKEIDSSMLCIYPLNINNVAEDFMKVLTNNDSTIENLCIIGDKLKILTLINETIQITHNSIYFIRDIIPIRKNTKIGGLFFITTTNAIIIMYSRDNSLIFETIYLRTQIHTICAGFSDLTEDTLWIVYSYESNLYYAKKQLLTDNIHQIKIQNENFTCLQSYDSKIILGLTIDKQLTEFSINTVEKTLSIENDTLINLHSNMLENATFIMDKIYKGAQELQTLNEILTIEEDKLKRINLYAHKHKEQLYPKIIINYINNQLFLSANFHNMLPKNSWVVLNVKLQCQNLFCMKKIVDQEAIVDIYIPENLTINFSQILIDLVAFKEEKYPWCLIRDYIINPSLEQCKHKKRRLNSNFINSKIVMLQTFIQEGNINMKKLSEIKKSLRREFND